ACCTGTCTCCAGCTTACCTCCAGTACttatttccagtaaaaaagaGAGTCTTGCCGGTGTCTTTAACATGGACAGCTGCGTCtattcttttcatttcttttgggaATCCCATTTCATAGATCTTTTTAGGGAAGTCTTCAACTATGTCGTAACCATTCAAAGCCCAGACcttctttcctgaaaatataAACAAAGTGAATCTTTTGTGGGTACTCAGCTTTGAGAGAAGAATAAAATGAGGAAACCGTGATCCCTATTTTCATACAACAAACAGATTGTTAGGTCACACACTCAGCAGGTATTAGACTATTTGTACTACGATTCTGGGCATCCCAATTAAATTGCACATCTCCTAATTCACTGAAAATTTTATAGATGTGCATATAGAGgtgaaataatttgtttttcaagcaAGGAAGGTAGGATGTTTTATTCTTCTATTGTTTACCTCTGCACCACCTGTTGAGCTTGATTAATTAGGTGTATTCTTCTGCCAACAACAAAATCGAAAACTCACCTTTAAACATGAACACAAGATCTTTGACGGGATTTTCATAAGCTGCATCTATTTTATTTGGAAGCTCTGGCCAAAAGGACTTAAGTAACACCAGTTCTGCCTCAACCATCTGAGGGTGCAGTCGCCAGAAAAACCTAGTTCAGAAAAGGAAGatatattttatgtttcttGTCATACTGTAGAATAGCAGTATCTTTGATGTTTTATAGTGGTGAATTAATGGTTATCATAGAATCTTGAATAGACTGAGCTTCTCTTAgacctttcctttcctgacaGCCATCAGCTGCAGAGCATTTCTGTCACTCACGCAGTGATCACCTCAAACACTAACAACTTTTAAGCTTCTTTCATTTAGAATAAGAGAAACACTGCTGTCCCATGTTAAGCTCCTGAATGCAGTATAACTTCATCCAAATAAAAGTTAGCAGATTTATGCATGCTGGAGAGAGTCTcatgaatttaaaaatgtgtaCAAAAATGTCAGTCTTCAGTTATATTATCTTCACATCATATTGCTGGGCAATCAAGTCTGTAGTTGCATTATAAATTCTGCCTAAAAAGATATATGATGCAGCTTCTTAAGAGACATCTGTATTGATTTGTGGTCTTTGAAATGTACATTTACCCAAATCTTTAGTAAAAAACTGGAATGGTGTTTTTGCTAGCTCAGACTTTATCCAGTACCCACCATCCTTGACATGGAAACGTCTTTACCTGTCCTTGAAGACCAGCATTTCTCCACGAAGTTCTGTTATTGCATCAAGTGATAATTCTACATCACATTTCTCTGgtgttttgggatgttttgggtTGGGATCTTTGTCTCCAGCACCTGCAGTGATATCATATGATGTAAGCTTGACAATGTTAAGTTCTGTCTGTTGATCATGATGTTGAACAGAACATGGAAGATCTCCCAAGATCATGGTGAATAGAACCATAATGGTTAAaaaatttttacagaaaaatctgtTCTCTCTTTCCTCTAGCCAAATGCATTCATGAACTTTGCAGTTCAAGTATGCTGCAATGGTGTTAAATAAACTTCCTTTCTTTATCCCAAGTTTTAAAGGTCCCCAAACACTTTATGTTTTTCATAATGAAACATGGATAGTTCAGTTTCTACCTTGAGACTCTGTTTTACCTTCTCTTTTCAGGCAGGTCAAAAAATGACTTCGGTCCCCGTCACCTACCACTAAAGGAGACAGGTCAGTGACCAACTGTGCTCTCCAGcattagttaatttttttccccctctcaaCTACTAAATCAAAGCATCTCCTCTTTCAGTGAATCATTCTTAATCAGTCATGACTGTTGTTATTGAACATCTGCAGCTCCCAGTAACTGTGCAGTGCATTTACAGCAGGCTATAATGGTACAGGAGATAAATATTCTATATTATACAGACTTACCATAGAGCTCTTGGATCCCTTGCACATCATCATCAGGAAGCACAAAACCAGTTTTTCCAGTGTATGTGTAGATTGGGAACATCAAAGCTCCAGGGTCTCTAGAGTGTTCAAGTCCCAGTGAATGACCAAATTCATGGGCAGCAACAAGAAACAAGTTATAGCCTATAACAAACCACAGCAAAGGTAAATGTTCATCTCCTTGCATCACCATACTTGACATCGTGCTTTAACATAGGGGACAATGAATGAGACAACTGAATACATGGAAAAATTCTGCATAATTCATTAAGCCATAGAAGGGTTttgaaccttaaagatcacctagttctAGACCCCCTGCcttgagcagggacaccttccactagataCAATTGCTTGTCATTTATGAACTATGAAGGGTTTTGCATTAATAAGGGCCTAAGAGATCTAGTGTCTCATAGCTGGAGTTCAGCCTAACTCTTACATGACAGGGTTACTATGTAGGGAGATTTAGATCTCTTGATTTCTCAGCAACACAGGAAAGCTCTAGGGTGACGTCTTGGTCCTACTCAAATCAAGAACATTTTGTTGGGAGTTCATCTGCTGTAGAGAGTCCATTATTGCAGAAATTAGCATTAATGCTAGGAGGGTGACCTAATCCAGTGCTGAAAAAATAGTGTTTTGTTCTATTAAACTCTGTCCTGAATAGGCAAGGTGatgaattttcaaattaaatgcaAGTGGACCGCTTGCAGCTGAGGTATGTTTGCTCTAGGCTTCAGTAAGGCAATGCCCATCAGTCTGTGATCAGAACTAGCTGCCCTTAGTGAAATGCCAAAATGACAAAATCTtgtttgtgtaattttttttaaaccacttTACTTAGGAATGTTACATCTTAAAATTTATGCTAAGCACATGTTAAACCTCCATTTATGACTGGAGGTTAAACTCAGCATTCTATGTGTGAACAGTGAACATAATGCTGAACAAACAGTAAACAGGCAAAACAAACCATCTACAGATATCAAACAGGGATAAATTTTCCATCTCTCACCATTTCAAATAATCTCAGGAACTTCTGTTACCTTTAGAATCATCTGACCAAACTTCATCATCATCGAAATGAGCGTCTCCTCCATAGTCTGGGCCCGGGGGAAAAGCATGTGCCAGTAATCCAGAGGGTCCATCAAAAGGGTAGAAGTCACCATGTTCTAAAAGGCAAAATTCAAAATAGTTAAATTAATTACTCCATCTTACGTATATAAGAATATAATTTActtataaatgaaaataattggTTCTGTGTTACCTTTAGTGCCAAAGGAGATCATGATATCCGCTGTACCACTTCGTATTCTGGTGAAGTTCAGTGGTGTCACATCAGACCAaactttaaatgcttttttgaAAGCTCTGTCTACTTCATTACGTCTCAGATCTGAAGTGTAATTCATAATTCTGTCAAACAGATAAATATCTCCAGTTAAATTGTGTGAATTGAAGAAATATGCAATGCATTTTTATGTGACTGTACACTTCATTAAAAGTTTTTGCTTTTGTCATATGATCCTATCACATAACAAGGAGCTTAGTACCTGCacacagtattaaaaaaaataaacatttatataATCTCAAAACTAATTCAGAGATATCTGAAATTATCTAACAGCTTTCAGTAATTGGTTTTCTATGCACCAGAAGATTTAGAAAGTGTCAGATATATTTAGTATAAGGAAAATAATATCAGAACTTCAAAATTTTTATGACACATTAAATATCTCAAGATCCTCACTTCCTGGAGCAGCAAAACATTAtccaaagtgatttttttgaGGCTATAATTGTCCATATTAAAGTCACATTTATCACTAGCTATTGAACTAAGAGATTTTAGTGATTTCAAATTTGGAATCTGATGAACAAACTCAGTCTTTAGCTGTTGAAAGCCCCAAATAGATGACCTTGCAGAATTAAAGGAGAAGGATCTACCCTGTGAACTGTCAGCCCTTCACCTCCCAATGTCAGCATTTCTGAGGTCATGGTACAGGGATTTTTCTGAACAAAGACAGAGATCTGCATCTGGGATGTGAAATGGAAGAGCCTGCTCTCACCGTCTCACCACACAGACTGGTTTGCAGGTACACCTCTCTGTCCAGGACAAGACAGAAGCAAACTCTGCACCAGGTCCAAACAGAGCTAAGGAGTGACCCAGAGAAGTGCATGGTCTGAGCCCCTACCCCTCTTTCATTTGGCACCATGGATGTGTCCTGAGTGTCTATATGGAGGCCAAATGAGGATTGCTGGCTTACAGCACATGACAAAGTGCAATGGGAAAAAATCATGTTTACTTCCTTGGGCTGCAATGTAGGCTGGGAGCACCTTTCCTAGAGTGGGGCTGTAAGGGTTTTAAACTGCAGCATTAATTTGGTCAAACTCAAATGCACCCTTCTCACATCAACCTCACGTACTGAGCAGCCCACTGGACAATGCACCTGGAAAGAAGGTAATAACAGTAATAATACTCAAAATACCAGGCATTTACCTGTAAGTCAAATTCATTTTTGACCATTTGAGTTTTCTAGGGAAAAAGTTATATTCCCCCACATCTGGGACACCACATCTTGGTTTCTGCATCAGCTCATATGTTTCTTCATCTAGCTTGCCTGTCACCTCCAAGCCAAAAAAAGCTTGCATTTCCCGAAGTTTGGCTGCCACTGTGTTTCCACTCTTCCTCATTATTCCAGCAGGATTCGGATGGAGATCATAGTGAGTCCTGAGATAGCGctaagaaggggaaaaggagtAATAAGCATAATTTCCAAAGAGTTGTAACTGCACAGCTTACTGTTATTGGAACATGCAAATGGATTATTTTATACCATACCTCTGCAAACTCAAGGTCCTTTTCTGTGAATTCATGGCTGTCTTCAAGGGGAATAGGGATTGTCAGGCAAAATGACAAACccaacaagaaaaagaaaacagctgcGAGTCCTGATTGCATCATGTTGGATTTCTGAAGTCTGCAGCCCTGATATTTTAGAGAGCAGCTACCTTTACTTTTATAGCCCCAACCCAGTGAGTCACCACCCAGGGACAAGTTAGAACTTCCTTGTTGCTGGAAGTAAACATGGCTGGTTTGTTTCTCCTCCCCAACACTGTGGTTTAGGCATCCGTTCTCCAGCTGAGGGCTCTGAAACTGTATCTTTGTATAAACATGAGGTCTCTGAATATTGACATAGGCTGCGGGAAGAAACGGGCATAACCAAACCACACTTGTTGATTATTTTTCAGTAACTTCCACTGGTAATAACTGGCAACAATGCTGCAATAACTTACTTTCCTTTGCtataaaaattctgcttttttacaTTTGATAAACAATACAAATACATAACAAAGGTCATTACTTTTAAAGAAAGTAGTGTGACTTTTCAGTAGTTACACTGGTTCAACAGCAATTTTTAGTGAAATAACATTATAGACTATACAATATGATactgtttctttgtttctgtaaaGAACTATAGCTCCATagcataaagaaaaattttatttcagagatCCTTAAAGAGAATTTCTATCTAAATTACAGAATACTTTACTGTCTAACGTattcaaaaccagaaatgcaaaatatcaGAAATACTTAAGAtcatttaaaagttttttttttgtttgtaacaAAGCAGGTCATGTAGAGTGACTAATTCACACAATTTATCTTCCAAAAACCTGAATTTAATTCACTCTCTGAGAAGATGACAATCATAGATCAATGAGAGAGCTAATACTTTGAGAGAGGCAATCTACCAGCTATAGACAGACAATGGATCTGTGCGTCTAGAATAActaaaaaatatgattttttttcttatgaggTGGGTAGTAGGATAAATCTGGCATTATGGCAGAGATGGTCATTACTATACCTCAAACATAAGGATTATTTCTATCTCCCCAGGATCACCAGAATCTCAGCTCCTGCTATAACTTGTATCATATCACCTGCTGACAAGCACAGGTCCAAGGGGAAATGTGGTTTCTGCTGAATTTGCCCTGCTCTTCCATGGATGATTTCTTTTGCCTGTATGGAAAACCTCAGGCAGCTTTCTGTTAGACACTGGGACAAGCATCCTGGAATACACTGCCCTGATGTGGATGTTCCCTTGTTgacaaaacaggaaaaggacaaaaaatcaGTGAGGTTGAATGTGTAAAAGCTCTATTACTCAAACAATGATGGCCGTGTGTTTTATGATGacaaacagcaaaagcaaatAGAACTGAGAAGAATTTGTTATGTAGGCTctttctgcccctctgcccatcTCAGCCACTGCTAAATATGGTCACACCACTGAGGAACAGACAACATCTGTTAAAGCAGTTTGTATATTCTCCTTTACATTgtctgacagcagcactgagacTTTTACTCAGCAATGGACATAGAGACTGTTGATTAGTTATTCCACCTTTCCACCTTTGCTTTTCCACCTGTTCCCTGAAAGGCTTCAGGACAAGCACTGAATCCATACTGCCAGTGCTCTCACAGCCCTGCACTCCTTGCTGGTGCAGACTGCCAGATTGATACAGATGTCTGTATCCCATTTCCTCCCCTCCAACATTTCTGCATTGAtagctgcagcactgcttttATTCATTTATGCTGGGGTACACAATTAGCAGATAAGCAGTGTTTGCAGTgtgttttccttgctttgtgtgGAGCTTAGGAGCAGTGGTGCTGCCTTGTCATGTTTTTGTGGCTGTAAGGAACGCTTTCCTGGAGACCATAAAGCTGTGGATGTTCAAGCACTACCAGACATATCTCAGAAACCTATGAGTGAAATGAATAGCTTAAAACTCCATGGATAACATCCCAGTGAATTCCAAATTCTCTGAAATTAGGTTCCTTACACATAAAGAAGCACAGTTTTATACCCCCATTTGTGTATGCTGCCCCTTACCAAATGCAGTtaaaaggttttcattctgtgtCAAGTCCCCATGGACTCAGCTCAGACACTGGAGTCTTTGCTTCTGGAACAGGAGAGATTTCTTAACCAAATGTTACTGCAAAAATGTGACCAGTCCATTACACTTGAGGAGAAGATGATCCCAAATTATTCCTCAGGGGTTTCAGGTTTACCTTAATAAACATAGGTCAGCTTACTGCCAGTTAAAGGTGAAACCAAATATTCAGAGATGATATTTGAATGATATAAATgtagaactgaaaaaaaaaatatttagcttGGCTCAAGAGTAAAATTAAAGAACAGAGTTAGCCTACCCAACAAGGGCTCCAAGGTGATGTGGAGCCCAGTTCTTTAAAATGCTTAAGCTGAAGTCAACAAAGCAGTAGTAATTGTAATTGTCTTGCAGGAAGAGAATGATATATTAGGCAGGGAAGAATGATTTTCCactttctgggatttttttttttcataaatgctTTGAAGTTCTTTGAAGTTCACTGTGAAATCTCTTTCAAAAACTTTGCTTTTTGTGCCTCCGGAGAGCTGTCCTGAGGCATTTccaaggaatattttaaaaattgggcAAACTAATTACAGGAAAAAACTAGAACAGGCAGCTTTTCTAAAAACAGCTTCTCTTTGTGTAAGAAAAGATGAGTAAAGCTGGATCTTTGCTACAGTGGgacaatgaaatgaaattaaatgaacaAGTGAAGATAGTCCACTGAAGTGAACAGATTCTGAGTAGAAAAAcatacaaagagaaaaaaatcaaaacagggAGTCTGTAGCTGTTTTGTCACAGGTAGTAAATCAAAATGCTAAACCTGAACCTGGTTTCTGAAAGACTGTGTGCAATGAGCCATGTGAGGGTGTATTATGGCTGAATCATTTTTTCAGAACATTCAGTTAAATCCTTAGGGAGTCCTGGCAATGTAAAAATACAGAATCCAATATGTTTTCTTACACATTTTGTTGCTATTTATACTACATCAGTAGTAAACTATGCCTAAACTGAGGCATGGATTTATGTCTTCTGTAGACAAAGTGAAGAAACAATGGTGAAAGGCCATGCAAGCAAGCAAGTAAAAGGCTcaaagaaaattagttttatttttcctctttctgaaaCAGTGTCACAGATGCAGTGTATGATGGTATTTTTAAGGGTAGATAAAATATTGACAGAGCTGGGAACTAAGTAGAGACCTCTGAAGGTCTTACATTTATATATAGTGACTCTTTAAAGCCTCACACAAAGGAAGTTTTTAAAGTTGGCACTTACAAACAAGAACACCAAAGCCAGCCAGTGCTGGGCATTGTAAGAAGTAAAATCTATGGATCAGGTGATGCCACTGTATGAGTCAGAAAATTGACTTAAAACTATGAAGAGAGGTGTAAATGAAGGTAAAAACAGTCAGCAGGGGTTCATAGACCTTGTGCTGACCCCAGTGCAACCAAGCAAGCCtggaaagttttattttaaaagctctgaAACCCACAAAACTGCTGAATAGTAAGATTTTGACAAGCACTGCAAAATTTCTGCAGTTCTGTCATCTTGTGGGTGTGGGTAAAGTTAGCTGGACTGATGGTAATTtacacaggcacagcagagacTGGAATAATCATGATGGCCTTCCCCCCtcaaggaaaaatggaaaatgggagaTGGAAGATGTGTCAAGAAGAAATAAGTGCCttaaagcagcatttcagtactatttatttgaaaacaagAATTGAGCCAACCATGTGATTTCA
The sequence above is a segment of the Haemorhous mexicanus isolate bHaeMex1 chromosome 2, bHaeMex1.pri, whole genome shotgun sequence genome. Coding sequences within it:
- the LOC132323430 gene encoding collagenase 3-like, which encodes MMQSGLAAVFFFLLGLSFCLTIPIPLEDSHEFTEKDLEFAERYLRTHYDLHPNPAGIMRKSGNTVAAKLREMQAFFGLEVTGKLDEETYELMQKPRCGVPDVGEYNFFPRKLKWSKMNLTYRIMNYTSDLRRNEVDRAFKKAFKVWSDVTPLNFTRIRSGTADIMISFGTKEHGDFYPFDGPSGLLAHAFPPGPDYGGDAHFDDDEVWSDDSKGYNLFLVAAHEFGHSLGLEHSRDPGALMFPIYTYTGKTGFVLPDDDVQGIQELYGAGDKDPNPKHPKTPEKCDVELSLDAITELRGEMLVFKDRFFWRLHPQMVEAELVLLKSFWPELPNKIDAAYENPVKDLVFMFKGKKVWALNGYDIVEDFPKKIYEMGFPKEMKRIDAAVHVKDTGKTLFFTGNKYWSYDEEAEVMDAGYPRMIEEEFAGIGDKVDAVYERNGYLYFFNGPLQFEYSIWSQRIVRVLHTNSLFWC